TTGACAGGGGCATATGGACCAGCAAACCTCTTAACCTGGATTGGATCCGTCCCTAGCAATAACACAATGTTATTTTCACAACTCAGTTGCTTCTTTCAAAGTTCAAGCCATACATTACAGGTAACACAAGTCAACACCATTCACGATACTTAGTTGAAGCTTATTCCCATGAAGATATAGAATacatttttgtattttaaaataaaaattatcaatATAAAAAACTTCCTTTAAAAGTAAACACTTGGATAAGGGAAAAAAGTACTTGTAAATCAGCATTTAGATAGAGACAGAGATGGAGATTGGAAGACTGAGATTCAGTATCATATTTGTTGGTTCTggtactaaattttttatttctgtttctaaaattttagtatttcaataCCTCCAAAATGTAGGAACACAAGGGACTAGAGATggaaactgaaactttaataatattttatacctaaaatatcctcattttaattaattaattctaattttatcctttgtacaaattaaattagagtttcattcttgtttcaatttctgtctcttactttacaccaaacagaatactgatactttacaccaaacagaatactgagatttatttcaatctcagtCTTTCCatctctgtctctcaatctcagtctttccatctctatctctccaccaaatGCGTTCAGTGACATTATAATTGATGTGTATATCTTTGCATATTCCAACCATCAACTACATATGATTGATTATATTTATAGAACCATTAAACTTTTGCTCATTTTGGTAAGGTAGATTAGGAAGATGCATGAGGTAAATACTACATTGTTATCCACCTTTCCACTATGCATTGGATTCTTTTAGTTTCGTCTTTTGGATATCAACGTGAGCCAAAAGCATCGTTAAGCCACCACTTATCACTTTCATTGCACACGCACTatgcatgatatatatatatatccgcACAGAATCATCTTCTTAAACGACACGTCTCAAAGTTGCAATATGAAATTTTCCGTGCTagagtaattaaaaaataataaataaataagactaTAGTAAGCCATGCAAACTTCTGGTCATGATGAGAATTTGAAGTTTCAACCTTGGCGGCCAAGTAGACCAAAGAatagataaaattaaataataagaactAAGCaaaaatttcttaaataaattactgcacaaaaaaatggaaggagaaataTGTAATCTACATGCATAATAAGAAAGAATGATATAAACATTAGCTATTGTTGCTGCTGAATCATATTTGTTTATCACTGAAGAAGCTTCTGCCTCAGAGGATCTTGTGTAGGCAAATTCATGCGCGTAGAACGTTCAGATTGAGTTGAATGAATGAGGAGTTCCATAACAAGTGTGACTACTACAAAGAATAGCACTGTGCATAAGATCCCTTCCCACGTGGACAACAGTTTGGTCGACTTGAAGAACTCATAAAGGAGGAACCCAAGGAGACAAGTCCAACAAAGCACAACCTAATAAATCTTCAAATTTAAGTACCAGGATAAAAAGCTATTCAAATATTAAAGGGAGCTACTCAGATAAAAAcgcttaaaacgtctttttttttttaagatgtttttcaataattaaaatttaacatgtataatcgattaaattgtattatttttgtcaaaattagactagacaaattgatttgacCAAAAAAATAGTCAATCAAATCTTGaattggtctaaattaatattatcttttataaaaaatgactataatatcctattatagaaaatgactaaaatatttctattatatatatattaattttgagaatcctaaattttagttatttatttttctatcgtagggttatatatatatatatatataataaaagtattttaatcattttctataataagggtattatagtcattttttataaaaaaataatattaatttagaccagttcAAAATTTGATTCATTATTTTTTCGgttaaatcaatttgtctagcctaattttgacaaaaataacataatttaattgactatatatattaaattttaattactgaaaaaacatctttaaaaaaaaagacgttttaagcgTCTTTATTTGAGTGGCTCCCATATCTAAAACATCTTGTATATACTATACAGTTATCTACACTTACAAAAATAGATTTCTTAGACCGACCCAAGTCTTGAAGTTCTGCATCACTGAAAACATCTGTAGTGTTATATCTCTCCAACATAGCATCCTGTATGGTAAATTTACAAAAATATTCATGGTTTTTACCATAGTATACAAGCCTTTAAAGAACACAATGTTTACATGTCATGTTAGAAAACTATATATGTTACTCATGAGTTTTTCATTAGATAAGCTGTTATGCATTACTTGTAATTTGTAATAGTAATACCTTGGATATAAATAGGTCTTTGCACCACTCTGCAATTTCATTAGGTGTATGTGGTAGATCCTCCATTTTGAGTCGTTGTATTTGAAGTTTCACCTGTAAAAATGCAGAGTTTTAACTCTATCTTCTGTCTAATATGTAAAGTTGTGGCATGTTAACAGTAATCACATCTATTAATAGCATGATAGTACAAATGATTAATTTGTCTAGTTTAGTTGTCTTACCGAAGAAGATTGACCTTTAAACAATCTCAACATTGTTGGAGGAGTATCACCTTTTTTAACTGAATAAGTGCAATCATAAACAGCTGGAGTGAAACTCCTAATATTTTCTACTACACAGACAATACCCTGCAGAAAAATATTATCATCAATACAATTAAGATCTCATGTTACCGTTGCCAACTAGTAACATCAGTTATTTAAGTAGTCATCTCCTCATATCATGTTTCTATAAGCTTTTTAAAACATTAAATATGAAATAATGTCTCTTGATAatcgtttttttttttatctagacTCGCCCTTACAGGAAAATAGATTGTAAAAAATCATAATATTCACCTTAGTACGGGGAATCAAAACATTTTTAGGTATAGGTAAGCCTCTTGAAGCAGCAAATGCTTGAGCTGCTAGAAGCTTATCCGGTGTGAAACGAGTTCCTTCGACGAAAAGAGCCAGCCAAAACGGTAGTGGGGAATTCTCTAGCTGCTTAAGACCTGACTGCAATGCCAGAAGTGATATatataagtaaaaataatttgCTGATTACATATATATAGAGAGATAGATTAGGAGAATTTTATATGTACACTGAGTGTTCTTTCATCTTTTGCCCATTCTCTTTCTAGAAATATGAAATCACAAAACCACATTGACCAACCTATAACCTGCATAAATAGATGCACCAAATTACTAATCAACTAAGTTCAATTTTCTATCACACATTAACTTAGTAGATCCAATTTATATCAACAGACAACAGGCAATGGCTAAGTCATGATGAAGTCAACTTCCAGAACTGTCAAGCTTTCCTTCATGTAAGAATATATACTGTTAGAATATATTAGGATTAATTAActttcattagaattatttagcgtatctgaatatttattatataggatgttacatctttattatttcgattctcttaacacctataaatacccttttatattgtatcattctagacaACTTAAATAGACACAAATACTTTCTCTActgctctcttttatttttctaacaTATATAAGTGAAGAACCATTTCTAAGGACTGTTAATAGATTGGGTAATTTCTGCATACAGAAGTCTTAAACTAATCATCAAGCAAGAACAACTGCCAAAATAAGAATTAGCATTTAACCATAATGATGACAATGATAACAAGTTCATCAAAAGTATAAACAAAAAAGCCTTAATATAACTCTCTAATAATATAGAGTAACAAATGAAGAGGGAATTACAGAAACTCACAGGAAGGTACTTGAGTTCTTTCTTCATAATGGCTAGAGAGCTGCCAAGGCAACCCGAGCGCTgtcaaaaatcaagaaaaaaaatttcaaacgaGCATTGACAAAATGATTCAATTTTTTTGTAACTTTTTGTGCACTCATCATTGTATAGTGATGGAGTAATACTTACCTAATGAGTACAAGGAAAAGGAGACACAAAAACATTTCTACTTTCAGATatataaaagaagaaaacatgTTGAACCAAGAAATACTGCAAAAATAATGTGCTCATGAGCCATTGATTTAGGTAATATCTACCTGAGCTAAGGCGAATCCAATGAGCCAATCAATGTCACTCCTGTGGTTGCACAACAAAAGAGCATTTTCTTTACCTAAATTTTTTTCTCAGATGATAATGCAGAGTTGTGAGAACTACATTTTCAGCAGAATGCAAAGAGTACATAATTACTATTTATAAGAACTTATCCAACAAAGTTGCTGTCAACCTACCCATTAATTGACGAGATTCGGAATCCATGTGCAGTTCAATCTTCAAATAAGAAAATTCATCTAGTTAGATTGTAGTGtggataatataaaaataatttgagTAGTACTTTATGAGAAAATACAACCCcttattgtatattttttgtgTAACTTTAAGCATTGTAAGTAAAATTGAGTGGTAATAGATGTTCTTAAAGGATGTTGTAGAGTAAGCTACATGCATTAATATTGGTGAAAGTTTTTAGAATAAGATAATAAGCAAACACCTTAATGGCTCCCCACCAATCAATGAGAAATATGAGCTCCAACCATAGTGATTGAGTAAGCACATTGTTTATTCTTCTGAATAAATTTCTTGATATTGGGCGAAAAAGGATAAAGACGACAATCTGCGAAAATGGATATTTACTACGATATATCAAATGaactaataaaacataaaactaaaaatgacaatttgaaaattaaattcaaaataaatcaGGAATGATGTGAAGTATACAGTTATTCAGTTAATATGAAACATTCCAGAACAACAGAAAATGTGCCTTGTAAGAAGCTTTCTAAGAAAAAAGAAACCAGATCTACGTCTACAACTTCCATTTCTAACATAATCATGCATAGTTGCTTCTGTACATGATCCTCTTCCTTGCATTCAAAATAACGATCTTCAAATTTAAACCATATATAAATGTAGTTGCATAATATCAttctgccatgcaacattgatgAAGTAACAATTACAATGTGCATAAACGCAAAATGAAAAAATACAAGAATCAATTAATCCATTCAAAAAAGCGAAAGGATATATAACAACGTGATTTGCAGATTGGATCTTAATTAGTTACCTGAATTGCGTTAACAATAAGGCCTGAGAGAATGAAAAGAGTGCCTGCAGGAAGAATAAAAACTGCTGCTGGGAACGCCATGTTTGCAAGGCAAAAAGATGAGCGGAGAAtatgagaagaagaaaacaaattaGAAAGACAATAAGAGATAAAGAGTGAGAGGGTGGAATTACAGGAGCGGTTAAGTAGCCAGAAATGTCGTTGCTAATAAGATTAATAACAAATTAAGGAAGTAACATGTGCATTAATATAATATTGCTGCCATATTCGACTGACCTTGTAGCTAAGCTAAGGGACTCACGTGAATTTTCTCctgcatgaaatatatgttgagtCTAAAATACATGATATTGAGCATTTTATTAACTTTAGTGTAGCGCCGTGTAGTTGAAGAATCCTAGTTTAATACCAAATTTAGATATAGCAAAAGTTTCTATGATATTAACAAAAGTCGAAGCAATGCCTTTAGGTCTCGCCGAAATTGCCTGTGTTGGGAACCATCGGTAGGcaatagttttaaagttaattgtgatgcaagcttgcatatggattcaaatttagcgggatttgagtgtattattagagattctaaggGAGATTGGATCTCGAGCTGCTCTAGAAGCATTCTCCCTTGGCCTATAatcagatgtgaattatttgatgcttggagggggctggttttagcttgggattgcggtttgagggatattatatgtgaaacggattgccttgacattcttgcccatcatgcatgagcttacaagtggatattcatctgaagtaacagatttggttcacaagattcaggagcttttatctcgtccttggcttgttcacgttgaatgggtgtcccgagaagcaaatagagctgcggattggatggctaaatatggtgccaagagtaactctaattATGTTATTTGGTCTGAGCCTGGTGTTGATCTCCAATGAATCATTTGCTCGGATTTAGgatagtttttgctttgtttctttccttgtttagacacaaaaaaaaaagtaacttaATTTTTCCAATCCCTCAACTTGCGAATTCAATTGCATTGTTAGGAGAAATCGAGTATGACTGTCGTAAAATGATTagtttaactttttcaaaacattAAGAATTTTAACTTATCTTTTTAATTATCTtcctaatttttaaataaaaaaatttaaattttatattaacatttttaaaaaataatattttattcactCATTTATTAAGATTCTTAATTATTACTCAGACATGTCAGCTATGTCTGTGCCTAATGTCAATGATCTGCCAGCAATGATAATAAGTAAACTTTTTAGATTACACGTAGAAGTTGAGCACATTTTCTGCTACTATATATAATCGGCTTGTATTTAAATTGCTGTTTATACAAATGAGACTATACAAATGCTATTCTTCAAGTGATTCACTCGTTTACTGGCCCTAAGATCTTGAATCTNNNNNNNNNNNNNNNNNNNNNNNNNNNNNNNNNNNNNNNNNNNNNNNNNNNNNNNNNNNNNNNNNNNNNNNNNNNNNNNNNNNNNNNNNNNNNNNNNNNNNNNNNNNNNNNNNNNNNNNNNNNNNNNNNNNNNNNNNNNNNNNNNNNNNNNNNNNNNNNNNNNNNNNNNNNNNNNNNNNNNNNNNNNNNNNNNNNNNNNNNNNNNNNNNNNNNNNNNNNNNNNNNNNNNNNNNNNNNNNNNNNNNNNNNNNNNNNNNNNNNNNNNNNNNNNNNNNNNNNNNNNNNNNNNNNNNNNNNNNNNNNNNNNNNNNNNNNNNNNNNNNNNNNNNNNNNNNNNNNNNNNNNNNNNNNNNNNNNNNNNNNNNNNNNNNNNNNNNNNNNNNNNNNNNNNNNNNNNNNNNNNNNNNNNNNNNNNNNNNNNNNNNNNNNNNNNNNNNNNNNNNNNNNNNNNNNNNNNNNNNNNNNNNNNNNNNNNNNNNNNNNNNNNNNNNNNNNNNNNNNNNNNNNNNNNNNNNNNNNNNNNNNNNNNNNNNNNNNNNNNNNNNNNNNNNNNNNNNNNNNNNNNNNNNNNNNNNNNNNNNNNNNNNNNNNNNNNNNNNNNNNNNNNNNNNNNNNNNNNNNNNNNNNNNNNNNNNNNNNNNNNNNNNNNNNNNNNNNNNNNNNNNNNNNNNNNNNNNNNNNNNNNNNNNNNNNNNNNNNNNNNNNNNNNNNNNNNNNNNNNNNNNNNNNNNNNNNNNNNNNNNNNNNNNNNNNNNNNNNNNNNNNNNNNNNNNNNNNNNNNNNNNNNNNNNNNNNNNNNNNNNNNNNNNNNNNNNNNNNNNNNNNNNNNNNNNNNNNNNNNNNNNNNNNNNNNNNNNNNNNNNNNNNNNNNNNNNNNNNNNNNNNNNNNNNNNNNNNNNNTCGGTTCCATCTTTTAACTGAACAAAAGATGTTGGAACTAATGATTAAATAATTGCAAGTACTATAAATTTTCCACAATTAcagaaattataaaataattgaaCGAAAATATATGGGCAAAATTTTTCTTTGCACTTCAGAGGCACTTTGGCAAGAATGTTCCAATTGAAGAACATAATGTAACTTTCAGTCCTAACTTAGATACTTCGACAGCCAAGGAAGATCCTTGCAGTCTCTCAGTGCAAAGGCTACATCATCGCTGCCAAAGTAAAATGAAACCAATCAACTTATTGTGATCAAATCAAATGTAATTAAgtaaatgcaataaataaaaagaacagaTTCAACACGAAGCATATGTGTCTATGTCATATTAAGCATAATCGCAATATTTGTTTCTAAAATATAAAGACTCTATTCTATAGAAACAACTGTGACAAGAGATATTAAGAATTAACCTTGGGAAATTGAGCTGCAATTTTTGCAGCCTGTGCTTAGCACCTGCTTCACATAAAATAATCCTGCATTCGCCTAGCTTACAGCTGCAAACAAATTAGAACAGAAAAGTCTCAGTTTTAAATTATATGGAATTAGCATGGATCACATGCATTTTTTTAGTGTCATTCAAGTATTAGGCATGACAGCATTTTCTCCATTTCAGCTCAACAGCCACACCATATCAAATTCATGCAGAAAATGTATTAGAAATCTTACCCAACTTGCAGAAGAACATCATATCCGGGACACACTTCAGAGTTGCTTGTACAAAGACACGAAACCGTCATTGCCAGCTGCATTGTCAAATATAAGGAGATTATATAAGAATGGAAATATAAATTACATTGAACCTTCAGTTTCCATAATATAAGTTTTTTAACGAGAAAATCTACAAATTTTGCATGGGACAGCTCTGATGAAAGGAGCTAAACCAATACGGAGACAAGTTAGCTTCTTACTAGTGCGATTCTAGTAGAATGAACTCAGATAGAGATCTTATTGTTTTGTCAAATATGCATGCATCAAATAGACAAATACTTATCTAAGATGTAGACTTCATGTACTAAGGACTAATGTGTGAAGCTGCCAAGCTCTATGTATGACCTGAATGTATACAAGAGTAAAACAACAATGAGCTTTGGAAACTAACCTTTTCAAAAGTGGTTTCCCCCATTCCTGTTTTATAAAGTTCATGAACCATAGCTGTCAGGAAGATTTTGCTAAGTCTGGAACAGCTTTTTATCACCTTCAACAAGAATGACATATACAGTGTAAGACCGAAATGAAATGCTGGAAACATTCCTCCAAGTAAATGAATGTACAAAACTGCCTTATTACCTAGAAATCATATCATGGATTTTGCAGAAGAATATGCACATGCAGAACTGCCATTGATAACATCAACTTCCTATTTTAGAATGACATATGACTGGTGTGGTTCCACAAAATTACCAGTCACAGTTGATGAACTAAAACGGTGTTCGTATTGTAATTCTAAGCCAGAGTCATGTAAAAGAGAGTCGTCTTCTATGGAAAAAACTCATGTTTTCTAAAGTACCTAGCTGATGTAGATCAGCAACACTTTGTATA
The DNA window shown above is from Arachis ipaensis cultivar K30076 chromosome B08, Araip1.1, whole genome shotgun sequence and carries:
- the LOC107613324 gene encoding 1-acyl-sn-glycerol-3-phosphate acyltransferase 3-like isoform X1 → MAFPAAVFILPAGTLFILSGLIVNAIQIVVFILFRPISRNLFRRINNVLTQSLWLELIFLIDWWGAIKIELHMDSESRQLMGKENALLLCNHRSDIDWLIGFALAQRSGCLGSSLAIMKKELKYLPVIGWSMWFCDFIFLEREWAKDERTLSSGLKQLENSPLPFWLALFVEGTRFTPDKLLAAQAFAASRGLPIPKNVLIPRTKGIVCVVENIRSFTPAVYDCTYSVKKGDTPPTMLRLFKGQSSSVKLQIQRLKMEDLPHTPNEIAEWCKDLFISKDAMLERYNTTDVFSDAELQDLGRSKKSIFVVLCWTCLLGFLLYEFFKSTKLLSTWEGILCTVLFFVVVTLVMELLIHSTQSERSTRMNLPTQDPLRQKLLQ
- the LOC107613324 gene encoding 1-acyl-sn-glycerol-3-phosphate acyltransferase 3-like isoform X2, producing MAFPAAVFILPAGTLFILSGLIVNAIQIVVFILFRPISRNLFRRINNVLTQSLWLELIFLIDWWGAIKIELHMDSESRQLMGKENALLLCNHRSDIDWLIGFALAQRSGCLGSSLAIMKKELKYLPVIGWSMWFCDFIFLEREWAKDERTLSSGLKQLENSPLPFWLALFVEGTRFTPDKLLAAQAFAASRGLPIPKNVLIPRTKGIVCVVENIRSFTPAVYDCTYSVKKGDTPPTMLRLFKGQSSSVKLQIQRLKMEDLPHTPNEIAEWCKDLFISKDAMLERYNTTDVFSDAELQDLGRSKKSIFVSVDNCI